CACAGCTAAGGCCCCGAAGTGGCTGCTGAGTATAGCGAAGGATGTCGTCGTGCAGAGACAACTGGGAGGTTGGCTTAGAAGCAGCCATTCCTTGAAAGAGTGCGTAATAGCTCACCAGTCCAGCGTGATGGCGCCGAGAATGGTCGGGATTAAGCAGCCCGCCGAAGCTTGGTCTTCAGACTTTGTCTGAGGGGTAGGGGAGCGTTCCCTGTGCGTTGAAGTGGGGGTGGAAACCAACCCATGGAGCGAAGGGAAGTGAGGATGCCGGATTAAGTACGCGCAAATGCGGGTGAGAACCCCGCACACCGTAAACCCAAGGATTCCTGCGCCATGGCAATCAGCGCAGGGTGAGGCGGACCCTAAGGCGAGGCCCCAAAGGCGTAGTCGATGGATAGCCGGTCAAAATTCCGGCCCCGTCTTGTAGTCGTTGAAGCATCCAGGGACCCTGGAACGAAGCGCGAGCGGCTTTGTGGATGGCCGTTCAAGGGCGTAGGCGCAAGCCGAGACCTGAGTACGAGGCTGCAGGGCAACCTAAGGCCAAGTCGTGTGGAGTCGGCAGGCAAGAAAAGCTGGGTGGGGAGACTATGAGATGTCCGTACCGTAAACCGACACAGGTGGGTTAGGCGAGTAGCCTCAGGTGAACGAGTGAAACGTGGTCAAGGAACTCGGCATAATGATCCCGTAACTTCGGAAGAAGGGATGCCCCCTTTGGTTGCCAGACTTGCTCTGGTTGCTCGAGGAGGCCGCAGAGAATCGGCTCAAGCGACTGTTTAGCAAAAACACAGGTGCGTGCCAAGCCGCGTAAGGCGCCGTATACGCACTGACGCCTGCCCGGTGCCGGAAGGTTAAGGGGAGAGGTTAGCCGCAAGGCGAAGCTTTGAGCCGAAGCCCCGGTAAACGGCGGCCGTAACTATAACGGTCCTAAGGTAGCGAAATTCCTTGTCGGGTAAGTTCCGACCTGCACGAATGGCGTAACGACTTGAGCACTGTCTCGACCACGCGCTCGGCGAAATAGCAGTCTCGGTGAGGATTCCGAGTCCCCGCGACAGGACAAAAAGACCCCATGCACCTTTACTGCAGCTTGTCATTGGCGATTGTATAGGACTGTGTAGCATAGGTGGGAGCCGGTGAGTCGGGGGCGCTAGCCCTCGAGGAGGCACCAGTGAAATACCACCCTGTGCTGTATGATCGCCTCACCGCGGTAGGCAAACCCTATCCGGGACCGTGGCAGGTGGGCAGTTTGACTGGGGCGGTCGCCTCCGAAAGAGTAACGGAGGCGCGCGAAGGTTGGCTCAGCGCGGTCGGTAATCGCGCCTATAGAGTGTAACGGCAGAAGCCAGCCTGACGGTGAGACCGACGGGTCGAACCGAGACGAAAGTCGGCCGTAGTGATCCGGTAGCCCGGTGTGGATCGGCTATCGCGCAACGGATAAAAGGTACGCTGGGGATAACAGGCTTATCGCGCCCGAGAGTTCACATCGACGGCGCGGTTTGGCACCTCGATGTCGGCTTGTCACATCCTGGGGCTGGAGAAGGTCCCAAGGGTCCGGCTGTTCGCCGGTTAAAGTGGCACATGAGCTGGGTTCAGAACGTCGTGAGACAGTTCGGTCTGTATCCGTCGTGGGCGTTGGAGAATTGAGGGGAGCGGACTTTAGTACGAGAGGACCGAGTCGGACGATCCGCTCGTGTCCCGGCTGTGGCGCCAGCTGCAACGCCGGGTAGCGATGATCGGTGGCGATAACCGCTGAAAGCATCTAAGTGGGAAGCGCCCCCCAAGATGAATTCTCCCTGGAGCCTTGAGCTCCCTAAAGGGCCGGAGGAGACTACTCCGTCGATAGGCAGCACGTGGAAGCGCCGCGAGGCGTTCCGAGCGCAGCTGTCCTAATCGCCCGTGCGGCTTGACTCCCCCCTGGTTGTTTCAGGGGACCAAGCAACACCAAACAGAATTCGCAAAGCATGCGTACGTCAGGGTCGCCTCGCTTCGGCGACGGCCCACCCAAGATCACTTCCCGATCCGTTTGTCAACGCGCGCGACGCCCTCAGGCGACCGCGGAGCCTTGAAAATCGATGGACCTGTAGGACCGATTTCGCACGCAAGTGCGCACAGAAATCGCTGGCATCTAGAGCGCTTGGGCCACACCCGTTCCCATCCCGAACACGGTCGTTAAGCCAAGCAGCGCCGATGGTACTCCGGTCGAGAGACCGCGGGAGAGTAGGCCGATGCCGGCACCTTGTGAAGCCCCCGTCACCGATCCTCACGGATTCCGGTGGCGGGGGCTTCTGTGTGTTTAGACCTCGCGAATCTCCGCGCGCCTACGGACCCCGCTGCGCACGCGCGGCGACCAACTCGCCCACCAATTCGTCACCGATCTCCGTGACGGCCGCCAACACGAGCGCCATGTCCTCGTCGGTCGTCCGGTGATTCACGTGCGCCAACCGGAGCGCGAAGCGCCCGCCGATGCGCGTACTCGACGGCACCGCGATGCCGCGCTCCTGCAGGCGCAGCAACAGCTCCTCGTTCATGACATTCAGCGTATCGTCGTCGAGCGCATCCGCGCGATAACGAAAGCACACGATGTTGAGCGGGGCCGGCGCAAGCAGCTCGAGCGACGGGTGCGCAAGTACCGCCCTCGCGAAGTGTTGTGCCTGTGTCACGTTCTGTTCGATAATGCGGCCGAGCTTCGCCACCCCACTTGCCTGCAGCTGCATCCACACTTTGAGCGCCTTGAATCCGCGAGTCAGGTCGAGCCCCCGATCAGCGAAGTACACGCCCCCGGCGCTGACGCCGCGGCTGGTTTCGGCGAGATAGGACGCGTTCGCCCGGAACGTGTCGTGATTGACAGCGGGGTCTCGCACCAGCACGCACGCGCATTCAAACGGCATCGCGCCCCACTTGTGCAGGTCGAAGGCGATCGAGTCGGCGAGCTCCAGTCCGGCCATCTGATCGCGCACGGACGGCGCCAGGACGGCTAGCGCGCCAAACGCGCCGTCAACGTGAAACCAGAGTGACTCGTCACGGCAGAGCTGCGCGATCGCCGGAAGCGCATCCGTGGCCCCCGTGTTCACGGTGCCCGCGGTCCCCATCACACAGAAGGGATCGAGGCCGTTCTGTCGATC
This region of Gemmatimonas groenlandica genomic DNA includes:
- a CDS encoding pyridoxal phosphate-dependent decarboxylase family protein, with protein sequence MTAIPSAQTSPLPPGTESFDPANSEAWEALRALGHRMLDDMLDIQSSLTHRPAWQELPATKRHLFDEPAPIEGIGADAAYDRFRSHILPYGNGNWHPRFFGWVQGQGTPLAMLAEMLAAGMNPHLAGFNHSPPMVERQVVSWLAQLMGIPGAGGLLVTGGTAANTHALGVARFAAVRARGGNVREHGLQHWPEGPTAKPLVFYGSVETHGWARKAAEWLGLGDRAFRRVPVDAAYEMDLVALRGMIERDRQNGLDPFCVMGTAGTVNTGATDALPAIAQLCRDESLWFHVDGAFGALAVLAPSVRDQMAGLELADSIAFDLHKWGAMPFECACVLVRDPAVNHDTFRANASYLAETSRGVSAGGVYFADRGLDLTRGFKALKVWMQLQASGVAKLGRIIEQNVTQAQHFARAVLAHPSLELLAPAPLNIVCFRYRADALDDDTLNVMNEELLLRLQERGIAVPSSTRIGGRFALRLAHVNHRTTDEDMALVLAAVTEIGDELVGELVAARAQRGP